One genomic region from Sphingobacterium multivorum encodes:
- a CDS encoding HisA/HisF-related TIM barrel protein has translation MYIIPAIDVLDKKVVRLREGNYNDVTTYAISLEEQIETYRANGTELVHIIDLNGAKGDFSNQAYLFDIIQKTDMKIQYGGGVRSIEKVKELVDAGIYRVIVGTQAITNPSFLEELATLNEGKVKYADHIVIAIDVLDEVIKYSGWLESSPIKLIEYIDKCLVLGFFRFLCTDISKDGKLGGAGVELYQKLLSHSPIIKLIASGGISSMDDIQKLQELGSVESVVVGKAIYENRISIDEIKDWNLKSLIRF, from the coding sequence ATGTATATCATTCCAGCAATAGATGTCTTGGACAAAAAAGTTGTCCGCTTGAGAGAGGGTAACTACAATGACGTTACAACGTATGCGATTAGTTTAGAAGAGCAAATCGAAACCTACCGTGCAAATGGTACGGAACTCGTCCATATCATTGATTTAAATGGTGCAAAAGGAGACTTCAGCAATCAGGCCTATTTATTTGATATCATCCAAAAGACAGATATGAAAATTCAGTATGGCGGTGGTGTAAGAAGTATCGAAAAGGTTAAGGAATTGGTTGATGCCGGGATTTATCGCGTTATTGTCGGAACACAGGCAATCACAAATCCTTCATTCTTGGAGGAGCTGGCTACGTTGAACGAAGGTAAAGTAAAATATGCCGACCACATCGTTATTGCAATCGACGTTTTGGATGAGGTAATCAAATACTCGGGTTGGTTGGAAAGTTCGCCAATCAAATTGATCGAATATATTGATAAATGCTTGGTTTTAGGATTCTTTAGGTTCTTATGTACCGATATTAGTAAAGATGGAAAATTGGGCGGTGCAGGCGTTGAACTGTACCAAAAGTTGTTGAGCCATTCTCCGATTATCAAGTTAATAGCTTCTGGCGGGATCAGTTCAATGGACGATATTCAGAAACTTCAGGAATTGGGTAGTGTAGAATCTGTTGTCGTTGGTAAAGCAATCTATGAAAATAGAATTTCGATCGATGAAATCAAAGATTGGAATTTAAAATCGTTAATCAGATTTTAA
- the hisF gene encoding imidazole glycerol phosphate synthase subunit HisF — protein sequence MLAKRIIPCLDVKDGRTVKGVNFVDLRDAGDPVELAYEYSQQGADELVFLDITATHEGRKTTIDLVKAVARQVNIPFTIGGGINEIRDADILLNAGADKISINSAAVRNPALINQMAAAFGAQFVVVAVDTRSIEGHNFVHLSGGRIKTELDTADWILEAQERGAGEILLTSMDHDGTKNGFDNGFLKTINDQIHIPLIASGGAGNQQHFVDVFQQANVDAALAASVFHYGEILIPDLKATLRQNGIVVR from the coding sequence ATGCTGGCAAAACGTATAATTCCCTGTTTGGATGTCAAAGATGGGCGGACGGTAAAAGGAGTCAATTTTGTGGATCTGCGCGATGCAGGTGATCCTGTTGAATTGGCCTATGAATATTCTCAACAAGGGGCTGATGAACTCGTTTTCCTAGATATTACAGCAACGCACGAGGGGCGTAAAACGACAATTGATCTGGTCAAAGCAGTCGCACGTCAAGTGAATATTCCCTTTACAATCGGCGGTGGTATCAATGAAATCAGAGATGCTGATATCTTGTTGAATGCAGGTGCAGACAAAATATCCATCAATTCCGCTGCAGTACGCAATCCTGCTCTTATCAACCAAATGGCTGCAGCTTTTGGTGCACAATTTGTTGTGGTTGCTGTAGATACCCGGTCGATCGAAGGTCACAATTTTGTTCATCTAAGCGGCGGACGCATTAAGACGGAATTGGACACAGCGGATTGGATCCTTGAAGCGCAGGAACGTGGAGCAGGAGAGATCCTGTTGACGTCAATGGATCATGATGGAACAAAAAATGGCTTTGACAATGGTTTTTTAAAAACAATAAACGACCAGATTCATATTCCACTGATTGCTTCTGGCGGTGCCGGTAATCAACAGCATTTTGTCGATGTTTTTCAACAGGCTAACGTGGATGCTGCCCTGGCGGCATCGGTCTTCCATTATGGTGAAATATTGATCCCCGATCTTAAAGCTACCTTACGCCAAAATGGTATTGTCGTAAGATAG
- the hisIE gene encoding bifunctional phosphoribosyl-AMP cyclohydrolase/phosphoribosyl-ATP diphosphatase HisIE produces MLDFAKSDGLVPVIVQDFQTLEVLMLGYMNEEAWQKTQAEKRVTFFSRSKNRLWTKGEESGNFLNVKSIHVDCDKDTVLIKAEPMGPTCHTGSRSCFNTDFNQNFLLELERIVNHRYEHPSDESYVNRLRSRGINKIAQKVGEEAVETVIAALTETDTDFINETSDLLFHLIVLLREKGFSLETIAKNLESRHQ; encoded by the coding sequence ATGTTAGATTTTGCAAAAAGTGACGGCCTTGTTCCAGTGATTGTGCAGGACTTCCAAACATTGGAAGTGTTGATGTTAGGCTATATGAACGAGGAAGCTTGGCAGAAGACACAAGCAGAGAAACGCGTTACGTTTTTCTCCCGAAGCAAAAATCGCCTCTGGACAAAAGGAGAGGAAAGTGGAAACTTTTTGAATGTAAAAAGTATCCATGTTGATTGCGATAAGGATACTGTTTTGATCAAAGCAGAACCAATGGGACCTACCTGTCATACAGGGAGCAGAAGTTGTTTTAATACAGACTTCAACCAAAACTTTCTGTTGGAGCTGGAGCGTATCGTCAACCATCGCTATGAACATCCTTCTGACGAATCTTATGTCAATCGTCTGCGTTCTCGCGGTATCAATAAGATTGCGCAAAAGGTTGGCGAGGAAGCCGTAGAAACAGTCATTGCAGCATTGACCGAAACGGATACTGATTTTATTAATGAAACTTCAGACTTATTGTTTCATTTGATCGTATTGTTGCGTGAGAAAGGATTTTCTTTGGAAACAATTGCGAAAAACCTCGAGAGCAGACATCAATAG